The sequence AGCGCAGCGCGCCGGCTTTCGCGTCGAGCACTTCGGGCAGCGCCTCGAACACGACATTCGCGCGGCGCACGGCGTGAGCCGCGCCGTCCCGCGCGACCAGCGCGATGCGCGCGACGACGGCATTCGCCTGCGCGGCATCGACACGACCGAGTGCGACCTGCGCGTGCAGCGGCCGCGCGATCTCGTCGCGCGTGCGCGCGTCGAATGCGCGCCATCCGGCCGCGTCGCGCGGCTTGAAGTCGATCAGCGTCACGTCGATGCCGGCGAATGCGAACACGAGCGCGATCCCCTGCCCCATGCGTCCCGCGCCGAGCACGTGCACGCGCGTCACGTCGGCGGCCGCCATCATGCTGCGTACCCCGCGTCGAGCAGGCCGCGCATCGCGTCGCGCGACAGCGCCGCGAGCCCGAGCCGCTCCAGCGTGCGGCCTTCCGCATACAGGTCGCGCACCGCGACGGCGCTCGCGATGCTCAGCAGCCCCTGCGCGACGGGCGTCGGCACGCCGGCCCAGCGCCCGCACGACACGATGAACGACAGCCCGAGCCGGGTGTCCTCGAGCATGTAGCGATGCGTACGCAGATCGATCTTCTCGCGCCAGTCGCCGCTATCGGTCAGCTTGCCGTGCGCGCCGCGCCCGTACATCCATTCGTCGCCTTCGGCCGCGTAGTGATCCGCGAGCGGGAAATGCGGCGCGCGGTAGCCGAGCGCTTCGCGCACCGCGATGCGTTCGGCGTCGAGCGCGTTCGTCACGCGGCGGATCGCCGGCTGCGTGCCTTCGTTGTGGATGTCCCACGCGTCGAAGTGTTCGAGCGGCCCGGCATTCATCAGGATCAGCGGCGGATGGATCACGGGCCCCGCGTTCATCAGCGCGCCGGACAACGCGTCCTCGACCGGCTCGACCGACGGATAGCCCGCGCGCAGCACGTCGAACGCCCAGCCGGCCGCGTTCGCGGGAAACACGCCGGTCGGCAGACGCGTCGCATACGCGCTGATCACGACCTCGTTGTCGCCATGCTTGCGCACCAGGTATGGCAGCGTGCCCGTCTCGGCGAACGCGATGCGCGAGCGGTTGCCGGCGTCGGCTGCCGCGCGCGCGAACACGACGCTGCCGAATGTGCCGGGCGGCAGGAACACGACCTGGCCGTCCTCGAGCAGCGGCGCGACCTGCGCGGCGAGCGTGTCGTGCACGGTGGCGGGCAGCGGCACCAC comes from Burkholderia pyrrocinia and encodes:
- a CDS encoding NAD/NADP-dependent octopine/nopaline dehydrogenase family protein, coding for MKVCVLGGGHGCHAAAIDLLEKGHDVTWWRRDREPHARLRELGALNVTDYRGKRPVPLGDGSGAIRLTDDLAAALRGARLVVVPLPATVHDTLAAQVAPLLEDGQVVFLPPGTFGSVVFARAAADAGNRSRIAFAETGTLPYLVRKHGDNEVVISAYATRLPTGVFPANAAGWAFDVLRAGYPSVEPVEDALSGALMNAGPVIHPPLILMNAGPLEHFDAWDIHNEGTQPAIRRVTNALDAERIAVREALGYRAPHFPLADHYAAEGDEWMYGRGAHGKLTDSGDWREKIDLRTHRYMLEDTRLGLSFIVSCGRWAGVPTPVAQGLLSIASAVAVRDLYAEGRTLERLGLAALSRDAMRGLLDAGYAA